From Vitis vinifera cultivar Pinot Noir 40024 chromosome 5, ASM3070453v1, the proteins below share one genomic window:
- the LOC100245116 gene encoding pentatricopeptide repeat-containing protein At1g04840 yields the protein MSKSQGLKALNALFKPTSPPAKTTTVTTTTRAHGPSRSPETHFIPLIHASNTLPQLHQIHAQIFLHNLFSNSRVVTQLISSSCSLKSLDYALSIFRCFDHPNLFVFNALIRGLAENSRFEGSVSHFVLMLRLSIRPDRLTLPFVLKSVAALVDVGLGRCLHGGVMKLGLEFDSFVRVSLVDMYVKIGELGFGLQLFDESPQRNKAESILLWNVLINGCCKVGDLSKAASLFEAMPERNAGSWNSLINGFVRNGDLDRARELFVQMPEKNVVSWTTMINGFSQNGDHEKALSMFWRMLEEGVRPNDLTVVSALLACTKIGALQVGERIHNYLSSNGFQLNRGIGTALVDMYAKCGNIKSASRVFVETKGKDLLTWSVMIWGWAIHGCFDQALQCFVKMKSAGINPDEVIFLAILTACSHSGNVDQGLNFFESMRLDYSIEPTMKHYTLIVDLLGRAGRLDEALSFIQSMPINPDFVIWGALFCACRAHKNIEMAELTAEKLLQLEPKHPGSYVFLSNVYAAVGRWEDVERVRTLMKNRGVEKDPGWSYIEVEGQVHSFVAGDHAHVRAEEISLKLEEITASAKQEGYMPETAWVLHNIEEEEKEDALGSHSEKLALAFGLISTAPGSTIRIVKNLRVCGDCHSMMKYASKLSRREIILRDIKRFHHFKDGTCSCGDYW from the exons ATGTCAAAATCACAAGGACTAAAAGCTCTCAACGCTCTGTTCAAACCAACCTCCCCTCCCGCCAAAACAACCACCGTCACCACCACCACAAGGGCTCATGGACCCTCTCGCTCCCCGGAAACCCACTTCATTCCCCTCATACACGCCTCCAACACCCTTCCTCAACTCCACCAAATCCACGCCCAAATCTTCCTCCATAATCTCTTCTCCAATAGCCGGGTGGTTACTCAGCTCATTTCCTCCTCTTGTTCGCTCAAATCCCTCGATTACGCCCTTTCCATCTTTCGTTGTTTTGATCACCCCAACTTGTTTGTTTTCAACGCTTTGATTCGTGGGCTTGCTGAGAATTCTCGGTTTGAGGGCTCTGTTTCGCATTTTGTGCTAATGTTGAGGTTGAGTATTCGACCTGATCGATTAACTCTGCCGTTTGTGCTCAAATCTGTGGCGGCTTTGGTTGATGTAGGGCTTGGGAGATGTCTTCATGGTGGAGTCATGAAGCTTGGGCTTGAGTTCGATTCTTTTGTTCGGGTCTCGTTGGTTGATATGTATGTTAAAATTGGGGAGTTGGGTTTTGGTTTGCAGCTGTTTGATGAAAGTCCTCAGAGAAATAAAGCAGAGAGTATTCTGCTGTGGAATGTTTTGATTAATGGGTGTTGTAAAGTGGGGGATTTGAGTAAGGCTGCTTCGCTTTTTGAGGCAATGCCGGAGAGAAATGCGGGTTCTTGGAATAGTTTGATTAATGGGTTTGTCAGAAATGGAGATTTGGACCGAGCTAGAGAGCTTTTTGTTCAGATGCCGGAGAAGAATGTGGTTTCTTGGACCACAATGATTAATGGGTTTTCACAGAATGGGGACCATGAAAAGGCTTTATCAATGTTTTGGAGGATGCTGGAGGAGGGCGTGAGGCCTAATGATCTAACTGTTGTTTCTGCTCTTTTGGCTTGCACTAAAATTGGAGCTCTCCAAGTTGGAGAACGAATCCACAATTATCTCTCGAGCAATGGTTTCCAGTTGAACAGAGGGATTGGGACTGCTCTGGTTGACATGTATGCAAAGTGTGGGAATATCAAGTCTGCTAGCCGGGTGTTTGTTGAGACAAAAGGGAAGGACCTTCTTACTTGGAGTGTCATGATATGGGGGTGGGCAATCCATGGATGTTTTGATCAAGCTCTTCAATGCTTTGTAAAGATGAAATCTGCAG GAATAAACCCAGATGAGGTTATATTTCTTGCCATCTTAACTGCGTGTTCTCATTCCGGGAACGTAGATCAGGGGCTTAATTTCTTTGAAAGCATGAGGCTTGACTACTCCATTGAGCCTACCATGAAACATTATACATTAATTGTAGATCTATTAGGCAGGGCAGGCCGGCTGGATGAAGCTCTAAGTTTCATTCAGAGCATGCCGATAAATCCTGATTTTGTGATATGGGGAGCACTCTTTTGTGCCTGCAGGGCTCACAAAAACATTGAAATGGCAGAACTTACTGCAGAGAAGCTCCTGCAGCTTGAACCTAAGCATCCTGGAAGCTATGTTTTTCTGTCAAACGTTTATGCTGCAGTGGGAAGATGGGAAGATGTAGAAAGAGTGAGAACTTTAATGAAGAATAGAGGTGTAGAGAAAGATCCTGGGTGGAGCTATATTGAAGTGGAGGGCCAAGTGCATAGTTTTGTAGCTGGTGATCATGCTCATGTGCGTGCAGAAGAGATAAGCCTAAAACTAGAGGAGATAACAGCAAGTGCAAAGCAAGAAGGATACATGCCTGAAACTGCATGGGTACTTCACAAtattgaagaagaagagaaggaagaTGCGTTAGGAAGCCATAGTGAGAAGTTGGCACTTGCCTTTGGGCTCATTAGTACTGCTCCGGGGTCAACCATAAGGATTGTGAAGAACCTGAGAGTCTGTGGGGATTGCCACTCCATGATGAAATACGCTAGTAAGCTGAGTCGAAGGGAGATCATATTGAGAGATATAAAGCGATTTCATCATTTCAAGGATGGAACTTGCTCTTGTGGAGACTACTGGTAA
- the LOC100247018 gene encoding cell division cycle 20.2, cofactor of APC complex yields MDWSSSNVLALALQNTVYLWDASNGSASELVTVDDENGPVTSVSWAADGQYIAIGLNSSDVQLWDSTANRLLRTLRGGHQSRVGSLDWKNHILTTGGMDGQIINNDVRVHSHIVATFRGHRQEVCGLKWSTSGQQLASGGNDNLLYIWDRSMASMHSRSQWLHRLEDHTAAVKALAWCPFQRNLLASGGGGSDCCIKFWNTHTGACLNSVDTGSQVCALLWNKNERELLSSHGFMQNQLTLWMYPSMVKTAELTGHTSRVLFMAQSPDGRTVATAAGDETLKFWNAFGMPEVKKAAPKAEHPGPFPHIRRIHSFQEWENWQWSKNRLR; encoded by the exons ATGGATTGGAGTAGCAGCAATGTTCTTGCACTTGCTCTTCAAAACACGGTATATTTGTGGGATGCTTCAAATGGTTCTGCCTCAGAGCTTGTCACTGTTGATGATGAGAATGGCCCTGTTACAAGTGTGAGTTGGGCTGCTGATGGACAATACATTGCCATTGGCTTGAACAGTTCTGATGTTCAGCTATGGGATTCTACAGCTAATCGACTG CTGAGGACTCTGAGAGGTGGCCACCAATCACGAGTTGGTTCTCTAGATTGGAAAAACCACATCCTTACAACTGGGGGAATGGATGGTCAGATCATTAACAATGATGTAAGAGTGCACTCGCACATTGTGGCAACTTTTAGAGGACACCGGCAAGAGGTTTGTGGACTGAAATGGTCTACCTCTGGCCAACAGTTAGCGAGTGGAGGAAATGACAATTTACTCTACATATGGGATAGGTCGATGGCCTCTATGCATTCACGTTCTCAGTGGCTTCACAGGCTTGAGGATCACACTGCTGCAGTAAAAGCGCTTGCTTGGTGCCCTTTTCAGCGCAATTTGCTGGCGTCTGGAGGAGGTGGGAGTGATTGTTGCATAAAGTTTTGGAACACCCACACTGGCGCATGCTTGAACTCAGTGGACACTGGCTCACAAGTCTGTGCTCTGCTGTGGAACAAGAACGAGCGTGAGTTGCTTAGCTCCCACGGCTTTATGCAGAATCAACTCACCCTCTGGATGTATCCATCAATGGTGAAGACTGCTGAGCTTACTGGTCATACATCCAGAGTTCTTTTCATGGCTCAG AGTCCAGATGGACGTACAGTGGCAACTGCTGCAGGAGATGAGACTCTCAAGTTTTGGAATGCTTTTGGCATGCCAGAAGTGAAAAAAGCTGCACCAAAAGCAGAGCATCCTGGGCCATTTCCTCATATAAGGCGAATCC ATTCTTTCCAAGAATGGGAAAATTGGCAGTGGAGCAAGAACAGGTTGAGATAG
- the LOC132253837 gene encoding uncharacterized protein LOC132253837 → MLLNPRSAHDIHCKNLVLKIDDTEPTKIYMCSKLFCPIKTPNKKAYCLSSIVENSECSCGQAMDKEVFLEYQEGIIDGNGVFMKGTSRMFMITDDLHITPVSMSDSLAMFRKLRLESGNGIEVRTVTVDEEEVLLECTT, encoded by the coding sequence ATGTTGCTCAATCCCAGAAGTGCTCACGACATTCATTGTAAGAACTTGGTTCTGAAGATTGATGATACAGAGCCGACTAAAATCTACATGTGCTCAAAACTGTTCTGCCCTATTAAAACTCCCAATAAGAAAGCTTACTGTTTGTCTAGTATAGTTGAGAATTCTGAATGTAGTTGTGGACAAGCAATGGATAAGGAAGTATTTCTAGAATACCAAGAGGGGATCATAGATGGAAATGGGGTATTCATGAAAGGAACATCAAGAATGTTTATGATCACAGATGATTTGCATATCACACCCGTTTCCATGTCAGATAGCCTTGCAATGTTTCGGAAACTCAGATTGGAAAGCGGCAATGGCATTGAAGTAAGGACTGTAACAGTCGATGAAGAAGAGGTACTTTTAGAATGCACCACCTAA